Within Brachyhypopomus gauderio isolate BG-103 unplaced genomic scaffold, BGAUD_0.2 sc156, whole genome shotgun sequence, the genomic segment taataggGGAAGACTGGGtttggttgtaacactttttgcttctgaACCTTTATCTCACTGAATTCTTGAGCTAgacttctcaaacttttatacaaagtacacacatttgtttactacaaatggcaccaattcaaaactcaattcaaatatcacaatagacaaaagaagcaacaacagaggccacaccatgcaatatgcttcaaaaagaggtttttgaaataaaataatgaaacaacaatctagaacaatgtctctctctctgtgactgaccataactcatatccactttctgttttgtttgagtgtgtgtaaattagtgtactagaacaaacttattcaaaaatatgtatatacctgtgtaaagaacatgaatgtcaaataaacaatgtcaatgtgtgtgtgtgttatatggcagataccatgtgccttcgcaactgatctgactgacttgcccttctttgtgacctcatcagatgctttAAGAAAAAACATTTGTCTTTCATGTCAGTCTTTCTTTTACACTGCCTAGGCATTctgtaaaataattaaattcaaTAATGTTTTCTTAGTTAGTAAGGTGTAAGGtgtatgtaaggtgatggttgtaacacttttaaaagctgttacaacccaccccacccctgtcagccattgtttagCTAGCTGTTttagcaaggtgatttgaacttaacagggcaaaatgcatcacaatttacctaCTACAATTAATGTAATAGTTCAATGTAATATAATtcttatactattgcagataaaccTTAAGTACTAAACTAAAAACTCTTTACTCTTTCACCTCAtttttttctctatggaatctgcatgtgtctgtttccatccttgatattcaccatgtgtgaTCAGGGAGTAATTGGGTAAATACcgaaatgatcatatgactcatatctgatccatgatcggtggaattgatggtgttacaactctccccatgttacaacaaTACCCGGTCTCTCCATACAGTATATTATATTCTCCTTTCTCACACGTCAACATGCAGgtgtcttgaccctccatcatccaggacacatgggagacaagcatccagacttttctctgtcctggctccaaggtggtggaatgaacttcccttgtgtgtccgaacatcggagtcacttgctgtcttcagacgccgactgaagacccacctctttcaagtgcactttgcataattatgcttcgtctattgtgctttcatgtctctttcctcaggtgtttgttacaggtattgtttactgtctttttcctcaggtgatgtgtatgttctagtgctgtcaattccaggtgccgcgattaaaagtcctgaccaggattttgctcaagcttgctagattttctaattagcaatccaggtaaaattagtggaatcaatacaatccaggaagccagagcaaaatcctggtgaggacttttaatcgcggcacctggaattgacagcactagtatgttcaggtataattgttaggtatcatttgactttcatctagtggtttttccagcttagagtaccttgtgttcaggactatctattcttggagattccaagcaactacgtagcacttttgtaagtcgctctggataagagcgtctgctaaatgccataaatgtaaatgtaacacgcgcacacacacaagctgagaTGCTAAGAAAACGTACAGCAGTGGATACAAAGTTGTACAGATCATATACATTATAGAACACAACATAAAATACATTCTAGGCTGCCCAACAAAGCACAGCACGTGGGAAAACTAACAGGACAGAAATAGCTTTAATCTAATTATTGTGCAAACACATTCCTAAGGGAAAAACTCTTTGGGTGAAAatgtgggtggctcttaaaagagcctttgGGTTGGTTAAGTCGCACTATTTGGCCATTTACTTGGAGCTGGTGTACTTGGTGACGGCCTTTGTGCCTTCAGACACGGCGTGTTTGGCCAGTTCACCGGGAAGCAGCAGGCGCACGGCGGTCTGGATCTCCCTGGAGGTGATGGTAGAGCGCTTGTTGTAGTGGGCGAGACGAGAAGCCTCACCAGCGATGCGCTCGAAAATGTCATTGACGAAAGAATTCATGATTCCCATCGCCTTGGAAGAGATACCGGTGTCGGGGTGGacctgcttcaggactttgtacACGTAGATAGCGTAGCTCTCCTTCCTGGTCTTTCTGCGCTTCTTGCCTCCTTTACTGGCCGTCTTGGTCACGGCTTTCTTAGATCCCTTCTTCGGGGCGGACTTTGCTGGCTCAGGCATGATGCTCGGTGATGAGTGAAACACCGTTGAATTAACAACAACTCTCCAGCACCTCCTACATTAAGAGTTTGGTATTCTAATTAGGTCACGCCCTCCCTCCACGCTCATGACTAAGCATCATTGGTCAAAAACAAGCCCTCCTCTGACAGGACCTCCTATCGTGGCTCCGCCACCCCACTGTGCCGTAGCGTTTACCTCTTAATCCCGCCCAGCCATTTCTGCCTTCAACTTTCAAACGAAAACTATGATAGAGCTTCAAAATCTGTTTAGTTCTGCTTGCGCAAGGAATTTCTAGCTTATCATTTTATTATACTAAAATTCTTTGGATGTGGTTCTAAACTAGCTAGGTCATAACTTTGATTatcattacaaaaaaaaaaatctttatttgtatagtatcTTTCATAGATACAtgaaactcaaagtgctttacaaaataaataaaaaacattttaaaaaacctaaagaaaaaaaggaaacaaacaataaaataatataaaaatgagaatttattaaaatagacagagtaatgtaataaagtaaataagacaaCTTAAAATAATTGGAACAGACATAGAATGTTAAATAATGTCATAACGTCATAAAATTATTTACCATTAGTTTCAATAATGCAGTTTCATTGCATTATTTCGTCATAAAGCATCTCCATTCATTTAATATGtccatttatttaaatgttttaggaTTCAGAGACTACAACGGGCATTTTAAAACTGTTGTAGTACACGGCAACGTCGGACATTGTGTGTGATAAATGGTGTAGAAATTATCTGGGGGTTCATGTAACAGAGAGttcatgtagcctataaaaaaagaaatggtATAAAGCGTATGCTGTGTTTTAATATTGTAATGTTTGACATGGACTTTGCAATGATTATGTATGGACCCTTCCATAATtttaataaaagtacattcaaaAAGCAAAGTCGGACAAAACGTTCTCTGTGCGCGTTTAAGTAATTGACGTTTGTGGTTACCAGTAAACGCATGAAACAGCTCTTTAAATGAGTAtatgggtggctcttaaaagagccgttgGTTTCGTGTCGAGTTGAGCGTTTAACCTCCGAATCCGTACAGAGTGCGTCCCTGGCGTTTCAGAGCATAAACCACATCCATAGCGGTGACGGTCTTTCTCTTGGCGTGTTCGGTGTAGGTAACCGCGTCCCTGATAACGTTCTCCAGGAACACTTTGAGCACACCACGGGTCTCCTCGTAAATCAGACCGGAGATACGCTTGACACCGCCACGACGAGCCAGACGGCGAATAGCGGGTTTAGTAATGCCCTGGATGTTGTCACGGAGAACCTTGCGATGACGCTTAGCACCTCCTTTCCCAAGACCTTTGCCACCCTTCCCTCTTCCTGACATCGCTAAACGTTTCTTTCACTACTCACAGAAAAGTGAAACAATAAAGCTGCAACACCCAGCGCGCCTCTGTTATACTTCTCTACAGGACCTCTTTGAAGACACTGGCGcactggaggaggcggagctaaatGCCACGTTCCTCCAAAGCCTCCAGCACCACATTTAGACCAACTGGAACAAGGACTCCACGCTAAGTCACAAAAAGTACAATTTTACAATTTGAGATAGTTTAGGCAAGCACAACAAGCAGCAAATAAAAGGGAAAAGAGAAAGCAAAGAAAGACAGCAACAGCCGGCCTACAACTCTTactgttactactactgctaataaCAAGAATAAGACTTGGCATAGaagtacactatattgccaaaagtatttgctcacccatccaaatgatcaggatGAGGTATTTCAATCACTTCCTTGGCCACAggggtataaaattaagcacctttgcatgcagactgtttttacaaagtaTTTGTGAAATAATGGGTTGTTCAATGAATCCAGCATGAAATTgtaataggatgccacctgtgcaacaaatccagtcctgAAATGTCCTTGCTCCAAAATATTCtgcagtcaactgtcagctgtattataagaagaTTGAAGTGTTTGTGAaccacagcaactcagccactaAGTAGTAGGCCAGGtgaactgatggagcaggttcagcggatgctgaagcacattgtgtaaagaggacatccaaaatgcatgtggccttcagattaactcaagaacagtgtgcagagaccttcatggaatggggttccatggctgagcagctgcatccaagccatacatcaccaagtgcaatgcaaagcatcagatgcagtggtgtaaagcactccACCTCTGTACTCTAGAGCAGTCGaggcgtgttctctggagtgacaaatcacgTTTCTCTATCACGtttctggcaatctgatggaccagGCCTTCTGCTCCAACATCAGTATATGACCTCACaagtgcgcttctggaagaatgatcaaaatctccatgaacacactcctaaactttgtgcacagccttcccagaagagatgaagctgttctagatgcaaagagtggaccaacgtcaaattgaaccctatggattaggaatgagatgtcacttaagctcatatgtgagtcaaggaaggtgagcgaatacttttggcaatatagtgtagatTCTCAGCACTGGGAACTAGAGTTTCAAACATCTACGTTAGAGGAGTCCTGCTGTAAAATGGAGAAATATGCACTCTTTCTTTAAAATGAGAAGTCTGAAACCTGTTCCTCAGGGCAACCTGAACACAGCTCAGgaaaattattttataataataaatattattattattagagggcttgaaaagtcttattttgttaTGCCTCATACTTCTTCTTATTGTAGGACTTgtggtatgttttttttttttgagttgaCAGCATTTGTAATTGTTTATGAATTTAAACATTCTTAAAGCCCCATAGAAATTAATGGCGAAATTTTCAGAATTtaaaattataactgccagttagtgtgctgtagtgaaaaatgatcaaaaatctcctggataaactgctgtaaaatctttAAGCATttacctagaagctccatttacattttacataggagagaaacttgtcctttccggAAGTCCTAAATATCTATCAATTgaataattactttttaaagttATGACCATTTGTTTGGCCCTATGCGCCACAAATTGCCCCATGGGCTCTCATGTAAACTTATCAAAATAAGAGTTAAGCTTTTTCTCAATTTGCCTcggtgtttaacttgtcataaatcagacaatacatacatacatctctctcatacacactccacacagacacacacatacagttgtgatcaaatttattcaacccccactgaaataaagtgttttggccagtttgacattgattttgatcatttcagtcatcttatttacaattatatcaaagaggcacttataaattagacaaacataacataatatttatgatggaataaccacaaatgtctttactgtgctcacatcattatcagttttattcaaccccctagtgacattattttttagtacttagtacaacatctttttccagttatgacagctttcaagcgtgaagcatagcttgacacaagtgtcttgcagcgacctatgggtatcttagcccattcttcatgggcaaaagcctccagttcagtcacattcttaggcttgcgcactgcaactgccttctttaggtcccaccagaggttctcaattggatttaagtctggtgattgcgatggccactctagaatgttccagcctttcatgttcaaccatgctctagtggacttggatgtgtgcttcggatcattgtcctgttggaaggtccaacgtctcccaagccgcaggtttgtgactgactccatcacattttcctccaagatctcctggtactgaagggaattcatggtaccctgcacacgttgaagctttcctgtaccattagaagcaaaacagccccaaagcataattgaccccccgccatgcttcacagtaggcaaggtgttcttttgttcataagcctggttcttccttctccaaacatagcgctggtccattgtcccaaacagttctaatttagtttcatctgaccacagtacactgttccaaaacctttgtggcttgtccacatgacttttggcatactgcagtcgacttttcttgttctttggagtcagcaagggggtgcgtctgggcgttctggcatggaggtcttcgttatgcagtgcgcgccttattgtctgagctgaaacttcagtgcccacatctgacaggtcttttttcagttccttagcagtcacgcggggatttttctccacattacgcttcaggtagcgcacagcagtcgcggtcaggatcttctttctgccacgaccaggtaacgtttccactgtgccctttaacttgaacttgcgaatgatacttccgatagtgtctcttggaatatttaacaacttcgcaatctttttatatccattgccattcttgtgaagagcaataacctcttctcttgtcttctgggaccattctcttgccttcaccatgcttggaaacacaccagtagatgtctagaaggagctgagtatcacagtccttttaaatctgcctaattggtgcttatcatgcttgattgctgctcgttgacatccacagatgttttcaatacctgatggaaaacactggaatgaacctctgttcttaggagtggtagtcgtaaaggggttgaataattgtgtcaatgaagaaatcacaaaaaggccatttaatactttatgacaaaaaaaatttatgctatcttagttgcatttagttctttaacaagtccttgtaagatttcattatgaacacaattacaaatgtgcactgaattccataaaacccttcgcagcattgggggttgaataaatttgatcacaactgtacctacatctctctcatacccatgCCACGtacacagacagatacatagctAAGGAGGTGGTCATACATACaatacaccttcatacacacaacatatgcatcatatatgccataaacatacacaccacatacaatcCCATGAACCATAACACACAACTAGACTCTACACACATTGCACTCTAATCCTGTCACAACAGGTAGcttcccccacacacccacacacatacatctgtcTCTTACCcattccacacagacacacacaccacacagacacatacatacatacatctctctcatacccacagcacacagacatacagcacactgtgcaccttcatacacatcacactatacacactattCACCTTCATGAACTACACGCATctgggctttagaaagtcctagagcaggggtactcaactggcggaccgcggtccggatccggacccaatctcattcttgattaactggatacggaccaaaaaaaaaaaaacggagcatttatttcagggctattgaaaaataaacactccgtcacgagtgttccgtttgccacccccgctcaacaacttacgttcgccacccccgccgcaccggacctcaggtcacaggtatctgccaaaattggaccgtggacaaatttagttgagtactcctgtcctaggaggagtagttaatggggattgacaaaccagagccgaggccaggcagcagacacacagactagGCCGACTGTCACTTAACTAGTCACACcggattgaaactgtgtctgttctagtgttgtgttgttcgCGAACAATTCGTTGAAATGAACGAATCATTTGAGTGAACGAACTGAATCGATTCACTTCCTCAGCGgattcgttcctttttcagttcagtagttgagctcagcagcgaccgtgCAGGCCGGCAGGGGGAACTGCTGTGTGGCCTGTGAATCACTGATTCACCCGTGAATCTAGAGGCGGAGACATTCATTGTgagggaactgcgcatgctcagtgattcgttcactgtactgagggatctcgttcactctgattcattcactgtactgagagctctcgttcactctctgattcgttcactgaactgagggctctcgttcactctctgattcgttcactgaactgagggctctcgttcactctctgattcgttcactcaactgagggctctcgttcactctctgttTCTTTCATGAACTGAGGactctcgttcattctctgattcgttcactgtactgtgggctctcgttcattcactgattcgttcactgaacatactgtcacccagagaactgttgctaaggacgtGATTTACGTTTGcactgccactcactcacattttctttttgattgcatatttaagttgatattttcttctgaatgtacagtttttatcttaattttatatttattttgcactcagttgtaggttagttcatacttattttttgtattaagtTACAGTGATCCCACGCCACTTCATGCTTCAGCTTTTGCAAATTCACTCTTTCAcaggtttttataagatattaatggggaaaaataatttgtggGTCTTCACTTTTTCGCCGGTTGTCTGCGGAATTCGATCGgctgaaaaaaatttttttatgattttttacatgacataatcccaaaatgtataaaaatatattataagtattaattctaacaattaacaaggaatcttataaataataaaatagtacgaattacaggaaattgtgcatatttactctcggaaacgagaaccagcatcACTTGCCTGAGACTCTACTcgcctacatgagattgtatagaatataatagaatagaataggtactttattaatcccgaaGGAAATTAAGTATACAACACGACTGCtcgctggacaagcacacatgcacagaacagtgtgggaatggttattaagtgaatgggaaaagtttatgtaaaggtgtggggagggtttataaagccttaatatagtgtataaaaacttaaataaatataccatTTCTACTTCGTGGATTGCAGGTagttctggaatctccagaatgTGATAAAGTACCGGGAGTACCTGGAGTGCAGTGTGCTGTGCTTTTCTGAGACCTGGCTGTGTACTGACTGTCCGTACTCTAACGTGTCGGTGCCTGGCTTTCGGATCGTGAGGGCCGACATGAAAAATGGTGCcatcagggctattgaaaaataaacactccgtcacgagtgttccgtttgccacccccgctcaacaacttacgttcgccacccccgccgcaccggacctcaggtcacaggtatctgccaaaattggaccgtggacaaatttagttgagtactcctgtcctaggaggagtagttaatggggattgacaaaccagagccgaggccaggcagcagacacacagactagGCCGACTGTCACTTAACTAGTCACACcggattgaaactgtgtctgttctagtgttgtgttgttcgCGAACAATTCGTTGAAATGAACGAATCATTTGAGTGAACGAACTGAATCGATTCACTTCCTCAGCGgattcgttcctttttcagttcagtagttgagctcagcagcgaccgtgCAGGCCGGCAGGGGGAACTGCTGTGTGGCCTGTGAATCACTGATTCACCCGTGAATCTAGAGGCGGAGACATTCATTGTgagggaactgcgcatgctcagt encodes:
- the LOC143500556 gene encoding histone H2B 1/2 — its product is MPEPAKSAPKKGSKKAVTKTASKGGKKRRKTRKESYAIYVYKVLKQVHPDTGISSKAMGIMNSFVNDIFERIAGEASRLAHYNKRSTITSREIQTAVRLLLPGELAKHAVSEGTKAVTKYTSSK
- the LOC143500545 gene encoding histone H4 translates to MSGRGKGGKGLGKGGAKRHRKVLRDNIQGITKPAIRRLARRGGVKRISGLIYEETRGVLKVFLENVIRDAVTYTEHAKRKTVTAMDVVYALKRQGRTLYGFGG